The proteins below come from a single Terriglobales bacterium genomic window:
- the argS gene encoding arginine--tRNA ligase, producing MYRRYQQRLAERVREVLRRLYQIEVEQVVVEQPPQVAMGEYALPLAFDLARKLRKPPRKIAEEIVAALGEMPGFAGFEVAGAGYINARLERGAVAAEIANPSLAEQKAPGEGGASTGAERGGASKILVEHTSINPNKAAHVGHLRNAILGDTFVRLLRAAGHTVDIQNYIDNTGVQVADVVVGLLHLERKSKAEILKLIETDPKLDYTCWDLYARVSQWYEQDKANLARRGEVLHAIEAGGNDAAEIADALSTAIVRFHLRTMERLDVEYDFLPRESEILHLHFWELAFQQLKDKGVLYLEAEGKNNGCWVMRRPGAEKTGDGPDEDAKVIVRSNGTVGYVGKDIAYHLWKFGLLGRDFGYRRFFRYRNNHEVWISAEQGEREHPHFGGVSEIYNVIDARQADPQNTVIEALRGLGYTEQAERYHHFSYEMVALTPRCAAELGYQLTEEERGRSYIEVSGRKGFGVKADDLADRLIESALAEVASRHRELSPAEQRTIAEQIAIGALRYFMLKFTKNSVIAFDFKEALSFEGETGPYAQYAIVRATNIFRKAGVNPDDVLNSGNDFAELFSGEAGDEFWELWLAASKTSTVVDQCIATTEPAYAAKHAFQLAQLFNNFYHRHHILTEADEKRKQFLMATAAVVRRELIGILKVMGIAVPEVM from the coding sequence CTGTACCGCCGATATCAGCAGCGACTGGCCGAGCGCGTCCGCGAGGTCCTGCGGCGTCTTTACCAGATCGAAGTCGAGCAGGTGGTGGTCGAGCAGCCGCCACAGGTGGCGATGGGCGAGTACGCGCTGCCGCTGGCGTTCGACCTGGCGCGCAAGCTCCGCAAGCCGCCGCGAAAGATCGCGGAAGAGATTGTCGCGGCGCTGGGCGAGATGCCGGGATTCGCCGGCTTCGAAGTTGCCGGCGCGGGGTACATCAATGCGCGGCTGGAGCGGGGAGCGGTGGCCGCGGAGATTGCAAACCCCTCGTTAGCCGAGCAAAAAGCGCCCGGCGAAGGCGGGGCGTCCACGGGTGCGGAGCGTGGAGGGGCCTCGAAAATTCTCGTCGAGCATACGAGCATCAATCCCAACAAGGCGGCGCACGTCGGGCACTTGCGCAATGCCATCCTGGGCGACACGTTTGTGCGCCTGCTGCGCGCGGCCGGGCATACGGTCGACATCCAGAACTACATCGACAACACGGGGGTGCAGGTTGCCGATGTGGTGGTCGGGCTGCTGCATCTCGAGCGCAAGTCGAAAGCCGAGATCCTGAAGCTGATCGAAACCGATCCTAAGCTCGACTACACCTGCTGGGACCTCTATGCGCGCGTCTCGCAGTGGTATGAGCAGGACAAAGCGAACCTGGCGCGGCGCGGCGAAGTGCTGCACGCAATCGAGGCTGGGGGCAACGACGCGGCGGAGATCGCCGACGCGCTCTCGACGGCGATCGTGCGCTTTCACTTGCGGACGATGGAGCGGCTGGATGTGGAATACGACTTCCTGCCGCGCGAGAGCGAAATCCTACACCTGCACTTCTGGGAGCTGGCGTTCCAGCAGCTCAAGGACAAGGGTGTCCTTTACCTCGAGGCTGAGGGGAAGAACAACGGATGCTGGGTGATGCGGCGCCCCGGCGCCGAGAAAACCGGGGACGGGCCGGACGAGGACGCGAAGGTCATCGTGCGCTCGAACGGCACGGTGGGGTACGTGGGGAAAGACATTGCGTATCACCTGTGGAAATTCGGGCTGCTCGGGCGGGACTTCGGATACCGGCGCTTCTTCCGCTATCGCAACAATCACGAGGTCTGGATTTCGGCCGAGCAGGGCGAGAGGGAGCATCCTCACTTTGGCGGCGTGAGTGAGATCTACAACGTGATTGACGCGCGGCAGGCAGACCCGCAGAACACGGTGATCGAGGCGCTGCGCGGCTTGGGATACACGGAGCAAGCCGAGCGTTATCATCATTTTTCGTATGAGATGGTGGCGCTGACGCCGCGCTGTGCGGCTGAACTCGGCTATCAGCTCACGGAAGAGGAGCGCGGACGGTCCTATATAGAGGTTTCAGGCCGCAAGGGCTTCGGGGTGAAGGCGGACGACCTGGCTGACCGGCTCATCGAGTCGGCGCTGGCGGAAGTGGCGTCGCGGCACCGGGAACTCAGTCCGGCCGAGCAGCGCACGATCGCCGAGCAGATCGCGATCGGCGCGCTGCGCTACTTCATGCTCAAGTTCACCAAGAACTCGGTGATCGCGTTCGACTTCAAAGAAGCGCTCAGCTTCGAAGGCGAAACCGGGCCATACGCGCAGTACGCGATTGTTCGCGCGACCAACATCTTCCGCAAGGCGGGCGTGAATCCCGACGATGTGCTGAATTCGGGCAACGACTTTGCTGAGTTATTCTCGGGCGAAGCGGGCGACGAGTTCTGGGAGCTGTGGCTGGCGGCGTCGAAGACAAGCACCGTGGTTGACCAGTGCATCGCGACGACCGAGCCGGCGTACGCGGCCAAACACGCGTTCCAGTTGGCGCAGCTTTTCAACAACTTCTACCACCGGCACCACATCCTCACCGAAGCCGACGAGAAGCGGAAACAATTCCTGATGGCGACGGCGGCGGTGGTGCGGCGCGAGCTGATCGGAATCCTGAAAGTCATGGGCATCGCCGTCCCGGAAGTCATGTAA
- a CDS encoding RidA family protein, translating into MKTELLTILLLLLFAVQAFAADAPRRQVINLANRRPNLPFSDAVMVGDTLYLSGRIGIDPKTNLPPAGIEQEARLLLDGFKAVLAEAGMTMDDLVSVQVCCPDVSLFDRWNAVYKTYFKGDLPARAFLGSGPLLFGAHFEMMGIAVKTKAKGKK; encoded by the coding sequence ATGAAGACGGAACTGCTGACGATTTTGCTACTGCTGTTGTTCGCCGTGCAGGCGTTTGCCGCTGACGCGCCCAGGCGCCAGGTCATCAACCTGGCGAACCGGCGTCCGAACCTGCCGTTCAGCGACGCGGTGATGGTGGGCGACACACTGTATCTTTCCGGCCGGATCGGGATCGATCCGAAGACAAACCTGCCGCCGGCCGGCATCGAGCAGGAAGCGCGCTTGCTGCTCGACGGCTTCAAGGCCGTGCTCGCCGAGGCGGGCATGACGATGGACGACTTGGTGTCGGTGCAGGTGTGCTGTCCCGATGTGTCGCTGTTCGACCGCTGGAATGCCGTTTACAAAACGTACTTCAAAGGCGATCTGCCGGCGCGCGCGTTTCTCGGCTCGGGGCCCCTGCTGTTCGGGGCGCACTTCGAGATGATGGGCATTGCGGTGAAAACGAAGGCAAAAGGAAAGAAGTAA
- a CDS encoding ATPase, T2SS/T4P/T4SS family has translation MERVCPLGTTMYLEFYKLRQAPFQLTPDFHFVQLLDPHRDALKAISQVVAQRKGFMVLTGAVGTGKTTLLNAMLSWFSHVRPRISTAFIVNPLLTRDEFLETVLDEFDVRCAESSKPKRLAALHEYLLQVKKEQGTCVLIVDEAHLLTIDVLEEIRLLGNMETPQGKLMQVVLCGQPELAEVLLRPALRALRQRIAVMAQLRPLSAQQAANYIVQRLNTAGLAGPVPFTTASLTSVYHSTKGVPRLINLLCDTCLQVGYELKETSINPAIVHEASSRLAALESALGTADLPMERGEAASDERPHDAMASGVPPQRHPAGVRRQ, from the coding sequence GTGGAGCGCGTGTGTCCGCTCGGCACGACGATGTACTTGGAATTCTATAAATTACGGCAGGCGCCCTTCCAGCTCACGCCGGATTTCCACTTCGTTCAGCTGCTGGACCCGCACCGCGACGCGCTGAAGGCGATCTCGCAGGTGGTGGCCCAGCGCAAGGGCTTCATGGTGCTGACCGGGGCGGTGGGTACTGGCAAAACGACGCTGCTGAACGCCATGCTGTCGTGGTTCTCCCATGTGCGGCCGCGCATCTCCACGGCGTTCATCGTGAATCCGTTGCTGACGCGCGACGAATTCCTGGAAACGGTGTTGGACGAGTTCGATGTCCGGTGCGCCGAGTCGAGCAAACCCAAGCGTCTGGCGGCACTGCACGAGTACTTGCTGCAGGTAAAGAAGGAGCAGGGAACCTGCGTGCTGATTGTGGACGAAGCCCACCTGCTCACCATTGACGTGCTCGAGGAGATACGCCTGCTGGGCAACATGGAAACGCCGCAAGGAAAGCTGATGCAGGTGGTCCTCTGCGGACAGCCGGAGCTGGCCGAAGTGCTGCTGCGGCCGGCGCTGCGCGCGCTGAGGCAGCGCATCGCGGTGATGGCGCAGCTGCGTCCGCTTTCGGCGCAGCAGGCGGCCAACTACATTGTGCAGCGGCTGAATACCGCCGGGCTGGCGGGCCCGGTACCGTTCACGACCGCGTCGCTGACGTCCGTCTACCACAGCACCAAAGGCGTGCCTCGGCTCATCAATCTGTTGTGCGACACTTGCCTGCAGGTGGGATACGAGCTGAAGGAAACATCCATTAACCCGGCGATCGTCCATGAGGCATCGTCGCGCCTGGCCGCGCTGGAGAGCGCGCTTGGCACCGCTGATCTTCCGATGGAACGCGGAGAAGCAGCCAGCGATGAGCGCCCCCATGATGCGATGGCATCCGGTGTACCGCCGCAGCGACATCCCGCGGGAGTCAGACGTCAATGA
- a CDS encoding YajQ family cyclic di-GMP-binding protein, which produces MPENSFDIVSRIDLQEVSNAMQQALKEIHQRFDLKDSRSDIKMEGKDAIVLASQDEYKLKAVNDVFQQKLVRRGVPLRGLTYGAVEPAAGSSVRQRITLQQGIPVEKARDIVKLIKNSKKKVQASIQGDLVRVSGKDRDTLQEIIALIKQSDFGIDMQFTNYRTN; this is translated from the coding sequence ATGCCCGAGAACTCATTCGATATCGTCAGCCGCATCGACCTTCAGGAGGTCTCCAACGCCATGCAGCAGGCGCTCAAGGAGATCCACCAGCGCTTCGACCTGAAGGACTCGCGCAGCGACATCAAGATGGAAGGCAAAGACGCCATCGTCCTCGCCTCGCAGGACGAGTACAAACTCAAGGCGGTCAACGACGTCTTCCAGCAGAAGCTCGTGCGCCGCGGCGTGCCGCTGCGCGGCCTCACCTACGGCGCGGTCGAGCCCGCCGCCGGCTCCAGCGTGCGCCAGCGCATCACGTTGCAACAGGGCATCCCGGTCGAAAAAGCGCGCGACATCGTGAAGCTCATCAAGAATTCGAAGAAAAAAGTTCAGGCCTCGATCCAGGGCGACCTGGTGCGCGTGAGCGGCAAGGACCGCGACACGCTCCAGGAGATCATCGCGCTGATCAAGCAGTCCGATTTCGGCATTGACATGCAGTTCACGAATTACCGGACGAACTAG
- a CDS encoding polyprenyl synthetase family protein — translation MSTATTTAKEVFELLRDDLAAIEREFGRDTVSSVPAITDIGEYLRAGGGKRIRPALLLLAAKQFNYEGRGAVRMGAVVEIIHTATLVHDDIIDEAQLRRGRPAANTQWGNSKCVLAGDWLYMQAFKIALQERNFRILDLLIELTQQMVEGELLQMEKLGRCISLDEHFDLIFRKTACLFSISMRLGGILGGATGDEEDRLGEYGRNLGMAFQIVDDVLDLTASEEVLGKPVASDLREGKVTMAVIHALDRCTPAERTLIEKVMEERAFVSVTHEQVLSILERYGSIEAAYAAAAENAAAARKAICTFPDSDIKRCLLSIPEYVVAREK, via the coding sequence GTGAGCACCGCCACCACGACCGCTAAGGAAGTGTTCGAGCTGCTGCGCGATGACCTCGCCGCCATCGAGCGCGAGTTCGGCCGCGACACGGTTTCGTCCGTCCCGGCGATCACCGATATCGGCGAGTACCTGCGCGCCGGCGGCGGCAAGCGCATCCGCCCGGCGCTCCTCCTGCTGGCGGCCAAACAGTTCAACTACGAAGGACGCGGCGCCGTGCGAATGGGCGCGGTCGTCGAGATCATCCACACCGCCACGCTCGTCCACGACGACATCATTGACGAAGCGCAGCTCCGCCGCGGCCGTCCCGCCGCCAATACGCAGTGGGGCAATTCCAAGTGCGTGCTCGCCGGCGACTGGCTCTACATGCAGGCGTTCAAGATCGCGCTCCAGGAGCGCAACTTCCGCATCCTCGACCTGCTCATCGAGCTCACGCAGCAGATGGTGGAAGGCGAGCTGCTGCAAATGGAAAAGCTCGGCCGCTGCATCTCGCTGGATGAACACTTCGACCTCATCTTCCGCAAGACCGCCTGCCTGTTTTCGATTTCCATGCGCCTCGGTGGCATCCTGGGCGGCGCCACCGGCGACGAAGAAGACCGGCTCGGCGAGTACGGCCGCAATCTCGGCATGGCCTTCCAGATCGTCGACGACGTGCTCGACCTCACCGCCTCCGAAGAGGTCCTCGGCAAGCCCGTCGCCAGCGACCTCCGCGAGGGCAAAGTGACCATGGCGGTCATCCACGCGCTCGATCGCTGCACGCCCGCCGAACGTACGCTGATCGAAAAGGTCATGGAAGAGCGCGCCTTCGTGAGCGTCACCCACGAGCAGGTGCTAAGCATCCTCGAGCGCTATGGCTCGATCGAAGCCGCCTACGCCGCCGCCGCTGAGAACGCCGCCGCCGCCCGCAAGGCCATCTGCACCTTCCCCGACTCGGACATCAAGCGCTGCCTGCTCTCCATCCCCGAGTATGTAGTCGCCCGCGAAAAATAG
- the larC gene encoding nickel pincer cofactor biosynthesis protein LarC, protein MRIAYLDCFSGISGDMFLGALLDAGVPVELLERTVAALNIGARLEVHRVLRGGISATKVDVCVHGQKDLPRDEFLRAHEHSHDSHSARPDWRERENQRRHEHLHEHHHDHFPLHHHHNAAQQGAAPVEHARQHHDHAHGRNLGEIKQIIAAAPISQSARKTSIAIFEALGAAEARIHNAAIDTLHFHEVGAADALVDIVCAAVGSEALNVDEWVCSPLNVGGGTVKCAHGVFPVPAPATVELLRDAPVYSSGVNLELVTPTGAAIVKVLASRFGAFPAMQNPRAAYGAGTRDIAGQANVVRLTIGESAEASHVVQQKAEGAEQDVVTVLEATLDDLSPQVFAYVMERALAEGALDAFATPVQMKKNRPGTLLTVLCRPTDAARITKLLFAESTTLGVRMRDERRQVLARRSVSVTTPWGDVRMKVANLNGAIANAAPEYEDCRRVAAEHRVPLKQVMQEAMRAYLNANPDARATESDSTAHPHG, encoded by the coding sequence ATGCGCATTGCCTACCTCGACTGCTTCTCCGGCATCAGCGGCGACATGTTCCTCGGCGCGCTGCTGGACGCAGGTGTCCCCGTCGAGCTGCTGGAACGCACCGTCGCAGCCCTCAACATCGGCGCGCGGCTCGAAGTGCATCGCGTGCTGCGCGGCGGCATCTCCGCGACCAAAGTTGATGTGTGCGTGCACGGCCAGAAGGACTTGCCCCGCGATGAGTTCCTGCGCGCGCACGAGCACTCTCACGATTCGCACTCCGCGCGCCCCGACTGGCGCGAGCGCGAAAACCAGCGCCGCCACGAGCACCTGCACGAGCATCATCACGACCACTTCCCTCTCCATCACCACCACAACGCCGCCCAGCAGGGCGCCGCGCCCGTCGAGCACGCGCGCCAGCATCACGACCATGCGCACGGCCGCAACCTGGGCGAGATCAAACAGATCATCGCCGCCGCCCCGATCAGCCAGAGCGCCAGAAAAACCTCGATCGCCATCTTCGAGGCACTCGGCGCCGCCGAAGCCAGGATCCACAATGCCGCCATCGACACTCTCCACTTCCACGAGGTCGGCGCAGCCGACGCGCTGGTAGACATTGTGTGCGCCGCCGTCGGCAGCGAAGCGCTCAATGTGGACGAGTGGGTCTGCTCGCCGCTGAACGTTGGCGGTGGCACGGTGAAGTGCGCGCATGGCGTGTTCCCCGTTCCTGCGCCCGCAACCGTCGAGCTGCTGCGCGACGCGCCCGTTTACAGCAGCGGCGTGAACCTGGAGTTGGTCACGCCCACTGGCGCCGCCATCGTAAAAGTGCTGGCATCGCGCTTCGGCGCGTTCCCGGCGATGCAAAACCCGCGCGCCGCTTACGGCGCCGGCACGCGCGACATTGCCGGACAGGCGAACGTCGTTCGCCTCACCATCGGCGAAAGCGCCGAGGCATCTCACGTCGTTCAGCAGAAAGCCGAGGGCGCCGAACAAGACGTGGTCACCGTCCTCGAAGCCACGCTCGACGACCTCTCGCCGCAGGTCTTCGCCTACGTGATGGAGCGCGCGCTCGCCGAGGGCGCGCTCGACGCCTTCGCCACGCCCGTGCAGATGAAGAAGAACCGCCCCGGCACGCTGCTCACGGTTCTCTGCCGGCCCACCGACGCCGCGCGCATCACGAAATTGCTCTTCGCCGAGAGCACCACGCTCGGCGTGCGCATGCGCGACGAGCGCCGCCAGGTTTTGGCCCGCCGCTCTGTCTCGGTCACCACTCCCTGGGGCGATGTGCGCATGAAGGTCGCGAACCTGAACGGCGCCATCGCCAATGCCGCCCCCGAGTACGAAGATTGCCGCCGCGTCGCCGCCGAACATCGCGTGCCCTTGAAGCAGGTCATGCAGGAAGCCATGCGCGCCTACCTGAACGCCAATCCGGACGCGCGCGCCACCGAATCCGACAGCACCGCACATCCGCATGGTTAA
- a CDS encoding glycosyltransferase family 2 protein, which produces MQSESPSPPTAQTTSLSVLVPVYNEQDLVGRSLARLTVLAESPLLERVQVIVVDDCSTDGTAAALEGFQRSLPAQRGKIEWAFRRHERNQGKGGAVRTALELASCELSVVHDADLEYHPRDLLKFVPLFLEEGADAVYGSRFLPGEFKRALFFRHSIGNHFLTFLCDLACDLNLTDMETCYKMIRTDLLRTIPISSRDFRIEPELTIKLAKRGARMYEVPIRYSGRTYAEGKKINWRDGVLALFAIVRFGLSGNIRKPGAQTSPGRTEPQAVESAAVTESLVREP; this is translated from the coding sequence ATGCAGTCCGAGTCCCCCTCACCGCCGACGGCGCAGACCACGTCGCTCTCCGTGCTCGTGCCGGTGTACAACGAGCAGGACCTGGTGGGGCGCAGCCTGGCGCGGCTCACGGTGCTGGCTGAGTCGCCGCTGCTGGAGCGCGTCCAGGTCATCGTGGTGGACGATTGCTCCACTGATGGAACGGCGGCAGCGCTGGAGGGGTTCCAGCGTTCGCTCCCGGCGCAGCGCGGCAAAATCGAGTGGGCGTTCCGGCGGCACGAACGCAACCAGGGCAAGGGTGGCGCGGTGCGCACCGCCCTCGAGTTGGCGAGCTGCGAGCTGAGCGTGGTTCACGACGCCGACCTGGAATATCACCCGCGCGACCTGCTGAAGTTCGTTCCGCTGTTCCTTGAGGAAGGCGCCGACGCGGTATACGGTTCGCGCTTCCTTCCCGGCGAGTTCAAGCGCGCCCTCTTCTTCCGGCATTCGATCGGCAATCACTTCCTCACGTTCCTGTGCGACCTGGCGTGCGACCTGAACCTGACGGACATGGAGACCTGCTACAAGATGATCCGCACCGACCTGCTGCGCACCATCCCGATCAGCAGCCGCGACTTCCGAATCGAGCCGGAGCTGACCATCAAACTGGCCAAGCGCGGGGCGCGCATGTATGAAGTGCCCATCCGCTACTCGGGAAGAACGTACGCGGAAGGCAAGAAGATCAATTGGCGAGACGGAGTGCTGGCGCTGTTCGCCATCGTGAGATTTGGGCTGAGCGGGAACATTCGCAAGCCGGGTGCGCAAACCTCCCCCGGGCGAACAGAGCCGCAAGCCGTCGAGAGCGCCGCCGTCACCGAGAGCCTTGTCCGCGAGCCTTAA
- a CDS encoding TatD family hydrolase — MLIDSHAHLEMPQFAGDRAAVLARAREAGVETILAIGSGAGPGSLACAIELAEEFDPLANGVTERGQRKAESGLAGSQQPAASSAFLYATIGIHPHEARLAEEKDFVELEQLANHPRVIAWGEVGLDYWYDHSPRPVQQQVFIRQMEQARAAKLPIIIHCRPSQNGADAWDDCLALLTQHWKPSGLGGVLHCFTGELRHAHAALDLGFVISFAGNVSFPKAQNIRDAARALPLDRMFIETDSPFLAPVPHRGKRNEPAFVAETARHIAQLRGSTAEEVGDATAANFRRFFAEKL, encoded by the coding sequence ATGCTCATCGACAGCCATGCCCACCTCGAAATGCCGCAGTTCGCCGGCGACCGCGCCGCCGTGCTCGCGCGCGCTCGCGAAGCCGGAGTCGAGACCATCCTGGCCATCGGCAGCGGCGCCGGTCCTGGCTCGCTGGCCTGCGCCATCGAACTGGCCGAAGAATTCGATCCACTCGCCAACGGTGTTACGGAACGCGGACAGCGGAAGGCGGAGAGCGGTCTTGCCGGCAGCCAGCAGCCAGCGGCCAGCAGCGCTTTTCTCTACGCCACCATCGGCATCCACCCGCACGAAGCCAGGCTCGCTGAGGAGAAAGATTTTGTCGAACTAGAACAGCTCGCCAACCACCCGCGCGTCATTGCCTGGGGCGAAGTCGGACTCGACTACTGGTACGACCACTCGCCGCGCCCGGTGCAACAACAAGTCTTCATTCGCCAGATGGAGCAGGCCCGCGCGGCGAAGCTGCCCATCATTATTCATTGCCGCCCCTCGCAGAACGGCGCCGACGCCTGGGACGACTGCCTCGCGCTGCTCACCCAGCACTGGAAGCCCTCGGGCCTTGGCGGCGTGCTGCACTGCTTCACCGGCGAGCTGCGCCACGCCCACGCTGCACTCGACCTCGGCTTCGTGATCTCGTTCGCCGGCAACGTTAGCTTCCCCAAAGCGCAGAACATCCGCGATGCCGCGCGCGCGCTCCCGCTCGACCGCATGTTCATCGAGACCGACTCGCCTTTCCTCGCGCCGGTGCCGCACCGCGGCAAGCGCAACGAGCCGGCGTTTGTCGCCGAGACCGCGCGCCACATCGCCCAACTCCGCGGCTCGACTGCCGAAGAAGTCGGCGACGCCACCGCCGCCAACTTCCGCCGCTTCTTCGCAGAAAAGCTTTAA
- the metG gene encoding methionine--tRNA ligase, protein MVKDDANAKAGTDSKPGKFYITTPIYYVNGRPHLGHAYTTIAADAITRWQRMHGVETLLLTGTDEHGQKMERSAALASMSPGDLADQNSAAFRALWDRMGIRYDEFVRTTEERHTRAVLELFERMKKAGYIYKGSYTGQYCVFDELYVDAAGPGAPCPECGRPTETISEHNFFFKLSAFEEKLLQFYDEHPGFIRPEARRNEALAFVRGGLRDLSISRATIKWGIPLPDDPNEVIYVWLDALTTYISGLGFGSPGANNFHRYWPADVHLIGKEIVRFHCVYWPAFLMAAGLEPPRSVVAHGWLLFEENKMSKSRGNIVRPDGILDTLGADALRYFLLREVVFGQDGSFSFDALVGRYNSDLANDLGNLASRTLTMIGKYFRAEIPYPSVQERRNAADNAIAELATQTIAGYADHFREYEFSRALESAWGLVGAVNKYIVEHEPWALAEKPGNENRSRLADVLFTSAEALRIVTALVHPVIPEATARIWSQLGLGNIEQVRLDQLKWGDLPVAAKLGKVEPVFPRAEKSVIERLHKLEDQTLAGPATAVAADAGKAKPVAASKPAEQPRAKAAGDGDAGRATQAVPASSAPRAAWPAPSSEPAGANAAAGQPAAQSAAPPPAGEKISIDDFAKVELRVGQVKVAEKVKGADKLLRLEVDIGTEVRQVVAGIAEAYDPATLVGRKVVIVANLAPRKLRGLESNGMIVAASVGEKGTPVLAGFLEDVPVGARLK, encoded by the coding sequence ATGGTTAAAGACGACGCCAACGCCAAGGCCGGAACCGACTCGAAGCCCGGCAAGTTCTACATCACAACGCCCATCTACTACGTGAACGGGCGCCCGCACCTGGGCCACGCCTACACCACCATTGCCGCCGACGCCATCACCCGCTGGCAGCGCATGCACGGCGTGGAAACGCTGCTGCTCACCGGCACCGACGAGCACGGACAAAAGATGGAGCGCTCCGCCGCGCTCGCCAGCATGTCGCCTGGCGACCTCGCCGACCAGAACTCCGCCGCCTTCCGCGCGCTCTGGGACCGCATGGGCATCCGCTACGACGAGTTCGTGCGCACCACCGAAGAACGCCACACCCGGGCCGTGCTCGAACTGTTCGAGCGCATGAAGAAGGCGGGATACATCTACAAGGGCTCGTACACCGGCCAGTATTGCGTCTTCGATGAGCTGTACGTTGATGCCGCCGGCCCGGGCGCGCCATGCCCCGAGTGTGGACGCCCCACCGAAACCATCAGCGAGCACAATTTCTTCTTCAAGCTCTCCGCCTTCGAAGAGAAACTGCTCCAGTTCTACGACGAGCATCCCGGCTTCATCCGTCCGGAAGCGCGCCGCAACGAGGCGCTCGCTTTCGTTCGCGGCGGCCTGCGCGATCTCTCCATCAGCCGCGCCACCATCAAGTGGGGCATTCCGCTGCCCGACGATCCCAACGAAGTCATCTACGTCTGGCTTGACGCGCTGACGACGTACATCAGCGGTCTCGGCTTCGGCTCGCCCGGCGCGAATAATTTCCATCGCTACTGGCCCGCCGACGTCCACCTCATCGGCAAGGAGATCGTGCGCTTCCACTGCGTGTACTGGCCGGCGTTCCTGATGGCTGCCGGCTTGGAGCCGCCGCGCTCGGTCGTGGCGCACGGCTGGCTCCTGTTTGAGGAAAACAAAATGTCGAAGTCGCGCGGCAATATCGTGCGGCCTGACGGCATCCTCGACACGCTCGGCGCCGACGCGCTGCGCTACTTCCTGCTGCGCGAGGTCGTCTTCGGGCAGGACGGCAGCTTCAGCTTCGACGCGCTCGTCGGCCGCTACAACTCCGACCTCGCCAACGATCTCGGCAATCTCGCCAGCCGCACCCTGACCATGATCGGAAAATATTTCCGCGCCGAGATTCCGTATCCCTCGGTCCAGGAGCGCCGCAACGCCGCCGACAACGCGATTGCCGAGCTCGCCACCCAAACCATTGCCGGCTATGCGGACCACTTCCGCGAGTACGAATTCTCGCGGGCGCTGGAATCCGCGTGGGGACTGGTCGGCGCGGTGAACAAGTACATCGTCGAGCACGAGCCGTGGGCCCTGGCGGAGAAGCCCGGCAACGAAAATCGCTCACGCCTTGCCGACGTGCTCTTCACCTCCGCCGAGGCGCTGCGCATCGTCACCGCCCTCGTGCATCCGGTGATCCCCGAAGCCACCGCGCGCATCTGGTCGCAGCTCGGACTGGGCAACATCGAGCAAGTCAGGCTCGATCAGCTCAAGTGGGGTGATTTGCCGGTTGCCGCCAAGCTCGGCAAAGTCGAGCCCGTGTTCCCGCGCGCGGAGAAAAGTGTGATCGAGCGACTGCACAAGCTCGAAGACCAGACGCTCGCCGGGCCGGCCACCGCCGTGGCAGCCGACGCAGGCAAAGCCAAGCCGGTCGCGGCCTCGAAGCCCGCCGAGCAGCCGCGCGCCAAGGCCGCCGGTGACGGCGACGCCGGCCGCGCCACGCAGGCCGTCCCTGCTTCTTCCGCCCCTCGCGCCGCTTGGCCCGCGCCTTCATCGGAACCTGCCGGCGCGAACGCTGCCGCCGGTCAGCCCGCCGCGCAGTCGGCCGCCCCGCCGCCCGCCGGAGAAAAAATCTCGATCGATGACTTCGCCAAAGTCGAACTCCGCGTCGGCCAGGTCAAGGTCGCGGAGAAAGTAAAGGGCGCCGACAAGCTCCTGCGCCTCGAAGTCGACATCGGCACCGAGGTCCGCCAGGTCGTTGCCGGCATCGCCGAGGCCTACGACCCGGCGACGCTGGTCGGACGCAAGGTGGTCATCGTCGCCAACCTCGCCCCGCGCAAGCTCCGCGGCCTGGAGTCGAACGGCATGATCGTTGCTGCCTCGGTCGGCGAAAAAGGCACGCCCGTGCTTGCCGGTTTCCTGGAAGACGTGCCCGTCGGCGCCAGGCTCAAGTAA